Proteins encoded in a region of the Nocardia asteroides genome:
- a CDS encoding dTMP kinase produces MGVLIAVEGLDGAGKRTLIERVVADLRDRGLRVATTAFPRYRVSVHADLAAEALRGAHGDLAESVNGMALLFALDRAGAADELSKLLADNDVLLLDRYVASNAAYSAARLGQSADGEIVDWVGELEFGRFALPTPALQVLLDVPTELAAERARRRGELDAERALDAYERDGGLQHRTGAVYRELAERDWRGPWWTHRSDDGPATPAARIAEIVGR; encoded by the coding sequence ATGGGAGTGCTGATAGCGGTCGAGGGCCTCGACGGCGCGGGCAAGCGGACGCTGATCGAGCGAGTCGTCGCCGATCTGCGTGACCGTGGGCTGCGCGTCGCGACGACGGCTTTCCCGCGCTACCGCGTCTCGGTGCACGCCGACCTGGCCGCCGAGGCGCTGCGCGGCGCGCACGGCGACCTCGCCGAGTCGGTCAACGGCATGGCGCTGTTGTTCGCGCTGGACCGCGCGGGCGCCGCCGACGAGCTGTCGAAGCTGTTGGCCGACAACGACGTCCTGCTTCTGGACCGCTACGTCGCCTCCAACGCCGCCTACTCGGCCGCCCGGCTCGGGCAGTCGGCCGACGGCGAAATCGTGGACTGGGTGGGCGAATTGGAATTCGGCAGATTCGCCCTGCCGACGCCCGCGCTGCAAGTGTTGCTGGACGTGCCCACCGAGCTCGCGGCCGAGCGTGCCCGCAGGCGTGGCGAACTCGACGCCGAACGCGCGCTCGACGCCTACGAGCGTGACGGCGGCCTGCAACACCGCACCGGAGCGGTGTACCGTGAGCTGGCCGAACGCGACTGGCGCGGGCCCTGGTGGACACACCGATCCGACGACGGCCCGGCTACGCCGGCCGCGCGGATCGCCGAAATCGTTGGTCGATAA
- a CDS encoding response regulator transcription factor — MVVMKPKILVVDDDMALAEMLTIVLRGEGFDPHVVGDGTQALAAVRELRPDLVLLDLMLPGMNGIDVCRVLRADSGVPIVMLTAKTDTVDVVLGLESGADDYIVKPFKPKELVARVRARLRRTEEEPAELLSIADIVIDVPAHKVSRGGAQISLTPLEFDLLVALARKPRQVFTREVLLEQVWGYRHAADTRLVNVHVQRLRAKVEKDPENPEIVLTVRGVGYKAGPP, encoded by the coding sequence ATAGTAGTTATGAAGCCGAAGATTCTGGTCGTCGACGACGATATGGCACTCGCTGAGATGCTCACGATCGTCTTGCGCGGGGAAGGGTTCGACCCGCATGTGGTCGGCGACGGCACGCAGGCCCTGGCGGCGGTGCGCGAACTCCGCCCCGACTTGGTGCTGCTGGACCTGATGCTGCCCGGCATGAACGGCATCGATGTGTGCCGTGTGCTGCGGGCCGATTCCGGGGTCCCGATCGTGATGCTCACGGCGAAGACCGACACGGTCGACGTCGTGCTGGGTCTGGAATCGGGCGCCGACGATTACATCGTCAAGCCCTTCAAACCGAAGGAGCTCGTGGCTCGCGTGCGGGCCCGGCTGCGCCGCACCGAGGAGGAGCCCGCCGAGCTGCTGTCGATCGCCGATATCGTGATCGATGTGCCCGCGCACAAGGTCAGCCGCGGTGGCGCGCAGATTTCCCTGACGCCCCTGGAGTTCGACCTGCTCGTCGCCCTGGCCCGCAAGCCGCGCCAGGTGTTCACCCGTGAGGTCCTGCTCGAGCAGGTCTGGGGCTACCGGCACGCCGCCGACACCCGCCTGGTGAACGTGCACGTGCAGCGGTTGCGGGCGAAGGTGGAGAAGGATCCCGAGAACCCGGAGATCGTGCTGACCGTCCGCGGTGTCGGTTACAAGGCCGGACCGCCGTGA
- a CDS encoding HAMP domain-containing protein: protein MAWFQAVGIALGHLWRRSLQLRVIVSTLTLSLIVITILGVVLTSQITDRLLDAKINAAVEEMERARNTVESQLAGVHDIGAQPQRLEEARNALSNRGGTGRSTGAAGSFDSALSVIGGMPPQQIASGPIQEVPDELRRFVQRNQVSYQFATVGDADGYRGRALIIGSPSAEIPTLETYLIFPLANEERSLSLMRGTMLVGGIVLLVLLAAITALVTRQVVLPIRSAARIAGRFADGRLKERMLVRGEDDMARLAQAFNEMAESLSNQITQLEEFGNLQRRFTSDVSHELRTPLTTVRMAADLIHGSSDDLDPALARSAELLVNELDRFEGLLNDLLEISRHDAGVAELQVESLDVRMCARAAISTVRHLAKDAGVEVISDMPDEPLVAEVDPRRVERVLSNLLANAIDHSEGKPVLIRMRGDVEANAVAVVVRDQGIGLRPGEEKLVFNRFWRSDPSRMRRSGGTGLGLSISVEDANLHEGRLEAWGEVGIGASFRLTLPLVRGKKLGPSPLPLEPGRKSLRVVEPELPAESGPDMAAAEGREVLERAAGQDGFEPGGDRAEAVDAEGIGTTPVRDEVRASEATPAHKDAAEPAHESEATSAPGSEPSGDDSHEVADGTTPTDGGSTEEAHASGANGSRASESAQTGGGESRESGDVQS, encoded by the coding sequence GTGGCCTGGTTCCAAGCGGTCGGCATTGCCTTAGGTCACCTCTGGCGCCGCTCGCTGCAATTGCGCGTCATCGTGTCGACGCTGACGCTGTCGCTGATCGTCATCACGATCCTCGGCGTGGTGCTGACCAGCCAGATCACCGACCGGCTGTTGGACGCCAAGATCAACGCCGCGGTCGAGGAGATGGAGCGGGCGCGCAACACGGTGGAGAGCCAGCTGGCCGGTGTGCACGACATCGGCGCCCAGCCGCAGCGACTGGAAGAGGCGCGCAACGCGCTGTCCAACCGCGGCGGCACCGGCCGGTCCACCGGCGCGGCAGGAAGTTTCGATTCGGCGCTGAGCGTCATCGGCGGGATGCCGCCGCAGCAGATCGCCTCCGGCCCGATCCAGGAGGTGCCCGACGAACTGCGGCGGTTCGTGCAGCGCAACCAGGTCAGCTACCAGTTCGCCACGGTCGGCGACGCGGATGGATACCGCGGTCGCGCGCTGATCATCGGCAGTCCGAGCGCGGAGATCCCCACCCTGGAGACCTACCTGATCTTCCCGCTGGCCAACGAGGAGCGCAGCCTGTCGCTGATGCGCGGCACCATGCTGGTCGGCGGCATCGTGCTGCTGGTGTTGCTGGCCGCGATCACCGCGCTGGTCACCAGGCAGGTGGTCCTGCCGATTCGCTCCGCGGCCCGGATCGCGGGCCGGTTCGCCGACGGCAGGCTCAAGGAACGCATGCTGGTGCGCGGTGAGGACGACATGGCCCGGCTGGCCCAGGCGTTCAACGAGATGGCCGAGAGCCTGTCCAACCAGATCACCCAGTTGGAGGAATTCGGCAATCTGCAGCGCCGGTTCACCTCCGATGTCAGCCACGAGTTGCGTACCCCGCTCACCACCGTGCGCATGGCCGCCGACCTCATCCACGGCAGCAGCGACGACCTCGATCCCGCCCTGGCCCGCAGCGCCGAATTGCTGGTCAACGAGCTGGACCGGTTCGAAGGCCTGCTCAACGACCTGCTGGAGATCAGCAGGCACGACGCGGGCGTCGCCGAACTGCAAGTCGAATCGCTGGACGTGCGGATGTGCGCGCGGGCCGCGATCTCGACCGTGCGGCACCTGGCCAAGGACGCCGGTGTCGAGGTGATCAGCGACATGCCCGACGAGCCGCTGGTCGCCGAGGTCGATCCGCGCCGCGTGGAGCGCGTGCTGAGTAATCTGCTCGCCAACGCGATCGACCACAGCGAGGGCAAGCCGGTGCTGATCCGGATGCGCGGCGACGTCGAGGCCAACGCCGTCGCCGTCGTCGTGCGGGACCAGGGCATCGGCCTGCGGCCCGGCGAGGAGAAGCTGGTCTTCAACCGGTTCTGGCGCTCGGATCCGTCCCGTATGCGCCGCTCCGGCGGCACCGGCCTCGGTCTGTCGATCAGCGTGGAGGACGCGAACCTGCACGAAGGCAGGCTCGAAGCCTGGGGTGAGGTCGGGATCGGCGCCAGCTTCCGCCTGACGCTGCCGCTGGTGCGCGGCAAGAAGCTCGGGCCGAGCCCGCTGCCGCTGGAACCGGGGCGCAAATCGTTGCGCGTGGTCGAGCCGGAGCTGCCCGCCGAGTCCGGACCGGATATGGCCGCCGCGGAGGGGCGCGAAGTGCTGGAGCGGGCGGCCGGACAAGACGGCTTCGAACCGGGCGGCGACAGGGCGGAAGCCGTGGACGCGGAAGGCATCGGTACGACACCGGTGCGAGACGAGGTCAGGGCGTCCGAAGCCACGCCGGCGCACAAGGACGCCGCCGAGCCCGCCCACGAATCCGAGGCGACATCAGCGCCGGGCTCGGAGCCGAGCGGCGATGATTCGCACGAAGTGGCCGATGGCACGACGCCGACGGACGGCGGCTCGACAGAGGAAGCGCATGCGTCGGGAGCGAACGGATCGCGAGCGTCCGAGTCGGCGCAGACCGGGGGCGGCGAGTCGCGCGAATCGGGGGACGTACAGTCATGA
- the lpqB gene encoding MtrAB system accessory protein LpqB produces MRMRVGSGRMPRLTVLSAAVLAVVVPLTACASLPESSAPEALGTINREPTTEGPPPPVANRDPDLLLRDFLQATADPANRHLAARQYMTPAASTQWDDAAGTVILEKPDTLRESRSGDKANYLIRARKVGELSADGGYRPSDDIPIVENKIELTKVDGEWRIDELPDGVVMDSTAFFKSYRRYALYFIDPGGNTAVPDLRWFSVPKAQLTQRLLSSLIEGPQPALASVLRNELTPPIALRGTITKANGDPDGVGIGLGGVRIDFAGASVLNPRERELLAAQVVLTLSSADILGPYQLLADGKPLDERFAADGWNLADVQQFNPAAAARNQAGLHALRGGGLVQIAGNGGITPAPGYFGGVSNLQSATLSPDGQLVAAVAQAGRPSGEPSNTLMVGTYGGNAFPVAEGVTVTRPSWTSDGSAAWAVVDGARVIRAVTDRGTGNVSVQNVDISALTAASSATAPRLPITELRISRSGVRAAMIANGKVYVAVVVPQPDGKLTLTSALPVAVDLSTAAVSVDWLDADTIIIAREGNVDPVSTVSVDGSEPTPLTSQNLTAPVRSVSASADHQYVADSRAVLELTTAPGQGQPYWREVPGLGANAIPVLPG; encoded by the coding sequence ATGAGAATGCGTGTCGGGTCCGGGCGAATGCCGCGACTGACCGTGCTGTCGGCGGCGGTCCTCGCGGTCGTGGTGCCGCTCACCGCGTGCGCCAGCCTGCCCGAATCCTCCGCGCCGGAGGCGCTGGGCACCATCAACCGGGAGCCGACCACCGAGGGGCCGCCGCCACCGGTCGCCAACCGCGATCCCGATCTGCTGCTGCGCGACTTCCTCCAGGCCACCGCCGATCCGGCGAACCGGCATCTCGCCGCCCGGCAGTACATGACCCCCGCGGCCTCCACCCAGTGGGACGACGCGGCGGGCACCGTCATCCTCGAGAAGCCGGACACCCTGCGGGAATCGCGCTCGGGTGACAAAGCCAACTACTTGATCCGCGCGCGCAAGGTAGGCGAGCTGTCCGCCGATGGCGGGTATCGGCCCAGCGACGATATCCCCATCGTCGAGAACAAGATCGAGCTGACCAAGGTCGACGGCGAGTGGCGCATCGACGAATTGCCCGACGGCGTGGTCATGGACTCCACCGCGTTCTTCAAGTCCTACCGCCGCTACGCGCTGTACTTCATCGATCCCGGCGGCAATACCGCCGTGCCGGATCTGCGCTGGTTCTCGGTGCCGAAGGCGCAGCTGACCCAGCGGCTGCTCAGCTCGCTGATCGAAGGGCCGCAGCCCGCGCTGGCATCGGTCCTGCGCAATGAGCTGACGCCGCCGATCGCGCTGCGCGGGACGATCACCAAGGCCAACGGCGACCCCGACGGCGTCGGCATCGGGCTCGGTGGCGTCAGGATCGACTTCGCGGGAGCGTCTGTGCTGAATCCGCGCGAGCGCGAACTACTGGCCGCACAGGTGGTGCTCACCTTGTCCAGCGCCGACATCCTCGGGCCCTACCAACTGCTCGCCGACGGCAAGCCGTTGGACGAGCGGTTCGCCGCGGACGGATGGAACTTGGCCGACGTACAGCAGTTCAATCCGGCTGCCGCCGCGCGCAACCAGGCCGGACTGCACGCGTTGCGCGGCGGCGGGCTGGTGCAGATCGCGGGCAACGGCGGCATCACCCCCGCACCCGGCTACTTCGGCGGGGTGAGCAACCTCCAGTCGGCGACGCTGTCGCCGGACGGTCAGCTCGTCGCCGCCGTGGCGCAGGCGGGACGTCCCTCGGGAGAGCCATCGAACACCTTGATGGTCGGGACTTACGGGGGCAACGCTTTTCCGGTGGCCGAGGGCGTCACCGTCACCCGGCCTTCGTGGACTTCCGACGGCAGCGCCGCATGGGCGGTGGTCGACGGGGCGCGGGTCATCCGCGCGGTCACCGATCGGGGCACCGGCAACGTGTCGGTGCAGAACGTCGACATCTCGGCGTTGACGGCCGCCTCCTCGGCCACCGCGCCCCGGCTGCCGATCACCGAACTCCGGATCTCCCGGTCCGGGGTACGGGCCGCGATGATCGCCAACGGCAAGGTGTACGTCGCGGTGGTGGTACCGCAGCCGGACGGGAAGCTGACCCTGACTTCGGCGCTGCCCGTGGCCGTCGACCTCAGCACGGCCGCGGTGTCGGTGGACTGGCTGGACGCCGACACGATCATCATCGCCCGCGAGGGCAATGTCGACCCGGTGAGCACCGTGTCGGTCGACGGCTCCGAACCCACCCCGCTGACCTCGCAGAATCTGACGGCGCCGGTGCGCTCGGTGAGCGCAAGCGCCGATCATCAGTACGTCGCCGACTCGCGCGCGGTGCTCGAGCTGACCACAGCTCCGGGGCAGGGCCAGCCCTACTGGCGTGAGGTCCCCGGTCTGGGCGCGAACGCGATACCCGTTCTTCCCGGCTGA